A section of the Verrucomicrobium sp. GAS474 genome encodes:
- a CDS encoding flagellar basal body rod C-terminal domain-containing protein: protein MSSGINTSLTGLQANQTRADIAANNIANISTPGFEASRTVDTEATPAGTGVTVSISRAGSPLNPEAASEFSNVDAATELVGTLVAQRGFEANVKALQVSDRMQQRAIQLLS, encoded by the coding sequence ATGAGCTCCGGCATCAATACCTCCCTCACCGGTCTTCAGGCCAATCAGACCCGGGCCGACATCGCGGCGAACAACATCGCCAACATCTCGACCCCCGGCTTCGAGGCCTCGCGGACCGTCGACACCGAGGCGACGCCCGCCGGGACCGGCGTGACGGTCTCGATCAGCCGGGCGGGCTCGCCGCTCAATCCCGAGGCGGCTTCCGAGTTCTCCAACGTCGACGCGGCGACCGAGCTCGTCGGTACGCTCGTCGCCCAGCGGGGTTTCGAGGCGAACGTGAAGGCGCTCCAGGTCTCCGACCGGATGCAGCAGCGGGCGATCCAGCTCCTTTCCTAG
- the proC gene encoding pyrroline-5-carboxylate reductase encodes MNPESSESPADVNDLNPFDPFDGFDPRDERKTVGFLGAGKMARAMAIGIAKANPSFLRTLTATARTANTLTQFFDALGSAGPVSVTPSETNLELVSQSDVVILGIKPAQAAEILPTLRETLAGREEKPLFLSLMAGITTDRIEVLLGEGTRIVRAMPNTPALIGEGITGYAPGRHATEGDLAVAQALLAAVGTAVRVEEPLLDAVTAVSGSGPAYVYHFLNALIAGGIAEGLSPAVAKQLAVQTAIGAAKMVGASDLSPIALADQVKSPGGTTVAGCNVLAEAGWEDSLQKAVAAARRRATEMRGSEESIKSVASTLLIQQRAEPSVHIRRHLLAIRVTTKEKHLMRSFSDAAAKSFSDWARPVLIEAFKEESQLIKLRLQGLSGYEEHLTSSISAFRKYEVSTSNEHVRKHLIAIRVTTVEKEMLQDFAYSKGKAFSDWARPILLAQSTALKIE; translated from the coding sequence ATGAATCCTGAATCGTCCGAATCCCCTGCCGACGTGAACGACCTGAATCCATTCGATCCCTTCGACGGCTTCGATCCGCGCGATGAACGCAAGACCGTCGGCTTCCTCGGCGCCGGAAAGATGGCCCGGGCGATGGCGATCGGCATCGCCAAGGCGAACCCCTCCTTCCTCCGCACCCTCACCGCGACGGCCCGGACCGCGAACACGCTCACCCAGTTCTTCGACGCGCTCGGCTCGGCCGGTCCCGTCTCGGTCACGCCGAGCGAGACGAACCTCGAGTTGGTCTCCCAGTCCGACGTCGTCATCCTCGGCATCAAGCCGGCGCAGGCCGCCGAGATCCTGCCGACGCTGCGGGAGACGTTGGCGGGACGCGAGGAGAAGCCCCTCTTCCTCTCCCTCATGGCGGGAATCACGACCGACCGGATCGAAGTCCTGCTGGGGGAGGGGACGCGGATCGTCCGGGCGATGCCGAACACCCCGGCCCTGATCGGCGAGGGGATCACCGGTTATGCTCCCGGACGGCACGCGACGGAAGGCGACCTTGCCGTCGCCCAGGCCCTGCTCGCCGCCGTCGGCACCGCCGTCCGGGTCGAGGAGCCGCTCCTCGACGCCGTCACCGCCGTCAGCGGGAGCGGTCCCGCCTACGTCTACCACTTCCTCAACGCCCTGATCGCGGGCGGGATCGCCGAGGGGCTGAGCCCCGCCGTGGCGAAGCAGCTCGCCGTCCAGACCGCCATCGGCGCGGCGAAGATGGTGGGAGCCTCCGACCTCTCCCCCATCGCCCTCGCCGACCAGGTGAAGAGCCCGGGCGGGACGACGGTCGCCGGATGCAATGTCCTCGCCGAAGCCGGCTGGGAAGACTCCCTTCAGAAAGCCGTCGCGGCGGCTCGGCGACGAGCTACGGAGATGCGTGGAAGTGAGGAAAGTATAAAGTCAGTGGCTTCCACTCTCTTAATACAGCAACGTGCAGAGCCTAGTGTTCATATTCGGCGTCATCTTTTGGCTATCCGAGTGACTACAAAGGAAAAGCATCTAATGAGAAGTTTTTCTGATGCTGCTGCTAAGTCATTTTCAGATTGGGCACGTCCAGTCTTAATTGAAGCATTTAAAGAGGAAAGCCAGTTAATCAAGCTGCGTCTTCAAGGTTTAAGTGGATATGAGGAGCATTTAACGTCATCGATATCGGCCTTCAGAAAATACGAGGTTTCAACATCTAACGAGCATGTTCGCAAGCATCTTATTGCCATAAGGGTAACCACCGTAGAAAAAGAGATGCTGCAAGATTTTGCTTATTCAAAAGGCAAAGCGTTCTCGGATTGGGCAAGACCAATCTTATTAGCTCAAAGTACTGCATTAAAAATAGAGTAA
- a CDS encoding shikimate kinase: MNKHLVLVGMMGSGKSTVAEWLHRAGGLPFYDTDALIERRAGKTIPAIFEESGEAGFRELERAILAETVARVPGVLSTGGGLFVDAENRRLLLDRGIVFYLHASAEMLALRTATATNRPLLGAASNVTAAAEDRIATLRCLLAKREEDYRKAHHVIDAEQRKPDAIGAEILALYQSTFHES; this comes from the coding sequence GTGAACAAGCACCTTGTCCTCGTCGGCATGATGGGCTCCGGCAAATCGACCGTGGCCGAATGGCTCCACCGCGCCGGGGGGCTGCCGTTCTACGACACCGACGCCCTCATCGAGCGCCGCGCCGGGAAGACGATCCCGGCGATCTTCGAGGAATCGGGCGAGGCCGGTTTCCGGGAGCTGGAGCGGGCGATCCTCGCGGAGACGGTGGCCCGGGTCCCCGGCGTCCTCTCGACGGGGGGAGGCCTCTTCGTCGACGCGGAGAACCGCCGCCTCCTCCTCGACCGGGGCATTGTCTTCTATCTCCACGCCTCCGCGGAGATGCTCGCCCTCCGCACCGCGACGGCGACGAACCGGCCCCTGCTGGGGGCGGCTTCCAACGTCACGGCCGCCGCCGAGGACCGCATCGCGACCCTCCGCTGCCTCCTGGCGAAACGGGAGGAAGATTACCGCAAGGCCCATCACGTCATCGACGCCGAGCAGCGGAAGCCCGACGCGATCGGGGCCGAGATCCTCGCCCTTTACCAAAGCACCTTCCATGAATCCTGA
- the aroC gene encoding chorismate synthase, giving the protein MPNTFGHLFRITTWGESHGGGVGVVVDGCPPLLPLDEAAIQVDLDRRRPGQSKIVTPRKEADTCRILSGVFEGKTTGTPISILVPNEDQRPDAYREMETLYRPSHADYTYQAKYGIRDWRGGGRTSARETIGRVAGGVVANQLLKRVAPGIGIVAYVSRIHDLDAGVDPLAVRYDDVEGNIVRWPTAEGAERAISKIEEARKDGDSLGGIVTCVVRGLPPGLGEPVFDRLEAELARAMMSLPATKGFEIGSGFGAALMKGSEHNDPFYTEAGRVRTRTNHSGGIQGGISNGEEIVMRIAFKPTATLSRAQETVSTTGEAATLKARGRHDPCVLPRAVPIVEAMTRLVLADHWLRQRAITLPE; this is encoded by the coding sequence ATGCCAAACACCTTCGGCCACCTTTTTCGAATCACAACCTGGGGCGAGTCCCACGGCGGGGGCGTCGGCGTCGTCGTCGACGGCTGCCCTCCCCTCCTCCCGCTCGATGAGGCGGCGATCCAGGTCGACCTCGACCGCCGCCGTCCCGGCCAGAGCAAGATCGTCACCCCCCGCAAGGAGGCCGACACCTGCCGCATCCTCTCCGGCGTCTTCGAGGGCAAGACGACCGGCACGCCGATCTCGATCCTCGTCCCCAACGAGGACCAGCGTCCCGATGCCTACCGGGAAATGGAGACCCTCTACCGCCCCTCCCACGCCGACTACACCTACCAGGCGAAGTACGGCATCCGGGACTGGCGCGGCGGCGGGCGGACCTCGGCGCGGGAGACGATCGGCCGCGTCGCGGGCGGCGTCGTGGCGAACCAGCTCCTGAAGCGGGTCGCCCCCGGCATCGGGATCGTCGCCTACGTCTCCCGCATCCACGACCTCGACGCCGGGGTCGATCCCCTCGCCGTCCGGTACGACGACGTCGAGGGCAATATCGTCCGCTGGCCGACGGCCGAAGGGGCGGAACGGGCCATCTCCAAGATCGAGGAGGCGCGCAAGGACGGCGACTCCCTCGGCGGCATCGTCACCTGCGTCGTCCGTGGTCTTCCTCCCGGCCTCGGCGAGCCGGTCTTCGACCGCCTGGAGGCCGAGCTGGCCCGGGCGATGATGAGCCTCCCGGCAACGAAAGGCTTCGAGATCGGCTCCGGCTTCGGCGCGGCCCTGATGAAGGGCTCCGAGCACAACGACCCCTTCTACACCGAGGCGGGCCGCGTCCGCACGCGGACCAACCACAGCGGCGGCATCCAGGGCGGGATCAGCAACGGCGAGGAAATCGTCATGCGGATCGCCTTCAAGCCGACCGCGACGCTCAGCCGCGCCCAGGAAACGGTCTCGACGACCGGCGAAGCCGCAACGCTGAAGGCCCGGGGACGGCATGACCCGTGCGTCCTCCCCCGCGCCGTGCCGATCGTCGAGGCGATGACGCGGCTGGTGCTGGCCGATCACTGGCTGCGCCAGCGGGCGATTACGTTGCCGGAGTAG
- a CDS encoding ATP-binding protein: MIEITLEQACQLVGAVHGSFIQVDHRNGFLDITSTYGEDWTEDKKNCHLGIGYGITGTVAATGKPYFCADTTQDPTYVSLFSYVKSEMAVPVKVRGEVWGVINMDGFEPNAFSESDLTTVSLFADLVAFAFSLEEEYDERKRLLEEAMEGQKLEAVVKVIAGIAHEINNPLTTVLGQASILEMTPDQPPAASSLRAISSETRRAARILRSLLHFARREVSAKQVVNVASIVRELFSLREYQLRVHNIELTFRDAQPPAAVEANPDQVLQVLMNLVNNAERAIPPERKDGKIAILAERAGRFLLIRVADNGEGIPEENSEKVFRPFFTTKEKAGSVGLGLPVAQTLMEAHGGKLYLSTSSAAGSCFVLEFPAALPAIPEGDVDGDGEIGAGSAASIPAPTPSKTARNLKPGSVGRVLVVDDEPAILEFLERFLTMQKVEVVTGGNGIEGLERLAADGDFDVVLSDIKMPRCNGIDFYSQACVDFPSYKGRFLFMSGDFISATIHEFHQKTGCHILEKPFKIGKLKELIFSFFNNAAPPPPPSPTA, translated from the coding sequence GTGATCGAAATTACTCTGGAACAGGCGTGCCAGCTCGTCGGGGCGGTCCACGGCTCCTTCATCCAGGTCGACCATCGCAACGGCTTCCTCGACATCACCTCGACCTACGGCGAAGACTGGACCGAGGACAAGAAGAACTGCCACCTCGGAATCGGCTACGGCATCACCGGGACCGTCGCCGCGACGGGGAAACCCTACTTCTGCGCCGACACGACGCAGGACCCGACCTACGTCTCCCTTTTTTCCTATGTGAAGTCGGAGATGGCCGTCCCCGTGAAGGTGCGGGGGGAAGTCTGGGGCGTGATCAACATGGACGGCTTCGAGCCGAACGCCTTCAGCGAGTCCGACCTCACCACCGTCTCCCTTTTCGCCGACCTAGTCGCCTTCGCCTTCTCGCTGGAGGAGGAGTACGACGAGCGGAAGCGCCTCCTCGAGGAAGCGATGGAAGGGCAGAAGCTCGAGGCCGTCGTGAAGGTGATCGCGGGCATCGCCCATGAGATCAACAACCCGCTGACGACCGTCCTCGGCCAGGCCTCGATCCTCGAGATGACGCCCGACCAGCCCCCGGCTGCCTCCTCCCTCCGGGCGATCTCGTCGGAAACCCGCCGCGCCGCCCGCATCCTCCGCTCCCTCCTCCACTTCGCCCGCCGCGAGGTCTCGGCGAAGCAGGTGGTCAACGTCGCCTCGATCGTCCGGGAGCTCTTCAGCCTCCGGGAATACCAGCTTCGCGTCCACAATATCGAGCTGACCTTCCGGGACGCCCAGCCGCCCGCCGCCGTCGAGGCCAATCCCGACCAGGTCCTCCAGGTGTTGATGAACCTCGTCAACAACGCCGAGCGGGCGATCCCGCCCGAACGGAAGGACGGCAAGATCGCGATCCTCGCGGAGCGTGCCGGACGGTTCCTCCTCATCCGCGTCGCCGACAACGGGGAGGGGATTCCCGAGGAGAACTCCGAGAAGGTCTTCCGTCCCTTCTTCACGACGAAGGAAAAGGCGGGGAGCGTCGGCCTCGGCCTGCCCGTCGCCCAGACCCTCATGGAAGCCCATGGCGGGAAGCTCTATCTCAGCACGTCGAGCGCCGCCGGATCGTGCTTCGTCCTCGAATTCCCCGCCGCCCTCCCGGCGATCCCCGAGGGCGATGTCGACGGCGACGGCGAGATCGGCGCGGGCAGCGCCGCCTCGATCCCCGCGCCGACTCCCTCGAAAACGGCCCGCAATCTGAAGCCCGGCTCGGTCGGGCGCGTCCTCGTCGTCGACGACGAGCCCGCGATCCTCGAATTCCTCGAGCGGTTCCTCACGATGCAGAAGGTCGAGGTCGTGACCGGGGGGAACGGGATTGAAGGACTGGAACGGCTGGCGGCCGACGGCGACTTCGACGTCGTCCTCTCCGACATCAAGATGCCCCGTTGCAACGGGATCGATTTCTACAGCCAGGCCTGCGTCGATTTCCCTTCCTACAAGGGACGGTTCCTGTTCATGAGCGGCGACTTCATCTCCGCCACGATCCACGAATTCCACCAGAAGACCGGCTGCCACATCCTCGAGAAGCCGTTCAAGATCGGGAAGCTGAAGGAGTTGATCTTCTCCTTCTTCAATAACGCGGCCCCGCCGCCGCCGCCCTCGCCGACGGCGTAG
- the thrC gene encoding threonine synthase — MSSHSAKHPRWPGIIEAYRSRLPVTPETRVVTLLEGNTPLIKAERIPGEIGADIELYIKYEAMNPTSSFKDRGMTMAMTEAANRGGVEAVICASTGNTSAAAAAYASRAKLKSVVILPNGKIALGKLAQAMMYGATVVAIEGNFDDALRIVRELGARPEFAVVNSINPVRIEGQKTAAFEVCDILGEAPDFHFLPVGNAGNITAYWKGYREYHRDGLSKKLPRMFGWQAAGSAPIVEDRIIENPNTVATAIRIGNPASWIGAKEAVAQSNGRIDIVTDEEILDAYRMLARLEGLFVEPASAAPIAGLIKAHKAGLIPAGSRIVATTTGHGLKDPDTAVNSGIARPVVVPSSTEAVLRLLGL, encoded by the coding sequence ATGAGCAGCCATTCCGCCAAACATCCCCGCTGGCCGGGCATCATCGAAGCCTACCGCAGCCGCCTTCCCGTCACGCCCGAAACCCGCGTCGTGACCCTCCTGGAGGGGAATACCCCCCTCATCAAGGCGGAACGGATCCCCGGCGAGATCGGGGCCGACATCGAGCTCTACATCAAGTACGAGGCGATGAATCCGACCTCCTCCTTCAAGGACCGGGGGATGACGATGGCGATGACCGAGGCGGCGAACCGGGGCGGCGTCGAGGCCGTCATCTGCGCCAGCACGGGGAACACCTCGGCGGCGGCGGCGGCCTACGCCTCGCGGGCGAAGCTGAAGTCGGTCGTCATCCTGCCGAACGGGAAGATCGCCCTCGGGAAGCTGGCCCAGGCGATGATGTACGGGGCCACCGTCGTGGCCATCGAGGGGAACTTCGACGACGCCCTGCGGATCGTCCGGGAACTCGGCGCGCGCCCGGAGTTCGCCGTCGTCAACTCGATCAACCCCGTCCGCATCGAGGGGCAGAAGACCGCCGCCTTCGAGGTCTGCGACATCCTCGGCGAGGCCCCCGATTTCCACTTCCTCCCCGTCGGCAACGCCGGGAACATCACCGCCTATTGGAAGGGCTACCGGGAATACCACCGGGACGGCCTCTCGAAGAAGCTTCCCCGGATGTTCGGCTGGCAGGCCGCCGGATCGGCCCCGATCGTCGAGGACCGGATCATCGAGAACCCGAACACCGTCGCCACCGCGATCCGCATCGGCAATCCCGCCAGCTGGATCGGGGCGAAGGAGGCCGTGGCCCAGTCGAACGGCCGGATCGACATCGTCACCGACGAGGAGATCCTCGACGCCTACCGGATGCTCGCCCGCCTGGAGGGCCTCTTCGTCGAGCCCGCCAGCGCCGCGCCGATCGCCGGGTTGATCAAGGCCCACAAGGCCGGTCTGATCCCTGCCGGCAGCCGGATCGTGGCGACGACGACCGGCCACGGCTTGAAGGACCCCGATACCGCCGTCAACTCGGGCATCGCCCGTCCGGTCGTCGTCCCGTCGTCGACCGAGGCCGTTCTCCGGCTGTTGGGGCTTTAA
- a CDS encoding homoserine dehydrogenase encodes MKSLKIGLAGVGTVGQGVWRHLRGQADLLASRCGRPLEIVRVSSRNAAKAESVGIPASLVTSRWEDLIAAPEIDVIVELIGGTDDAFRLVKGALEAGKHVVTANKALLAARGGELFRLAQEKKRCLLYEASVAGGIPLLQALREGLAANRILSLHGIVNGTCNYILTRMEAEGKEYAEILAEAKKLGYAEADESLDVEGWDAAHKTLVLAAIAYGFWPKMASLTVRGIAGLDRQDIAFARTLGYGIKLLAIVKTVPSGRIEISVQPTMVPSSHVLASVKGVFNAVLVRGDVVGDTLYYGRGAGGDPTASAVLSDLAALAREGGNAADNLAFGSCGLWNEATPPGIATAEEITARYYLRLAVKDSPGVLARIATVLGKRNIGISSVIQPESSSDQGASGHVPLILMIHDANVGNFEAARAELEGLDIVQAPAVSFRVEDFT; translated from the coding sequence ATGAAGTCTCTCAAGATCGGTTTGGCCGGGGTCGGAACAGTCGGGCAGGGGGTCTGGCGCCATCTGCGCGGGCAGGCCGATCTCCTGGCGAGCCGCTGTGGGCGGCCGCTGGAGATTGTCCGCGTTTCCTCGCGCAACGCGGCGAAGGCCGAAAGCGTCGGCATTCCCGCCTCCCTCGTCACCTCGCGCTGGGAAGACCTGATCGCCGCCCCCGAGATCGACGTGATCGTCGAGCTGATCGGCGGGACCGACGATGCCTTCCGCCTCGTGAAGGGCGCGTTGGAGGCGGGGAAGCACGTCGTCACGGCGAACAAGGCCCTCCTCGCCGCGCGGGGCGGGGAGCTTTTCCGCCTCGCGCAGGAAAAGAAACGTTGCCTCCTCTACGAGGCGAGCGTCGCCGGCGGGATCCCCCTTCTCCAGGCCCTCCGGGAAGGGCTCGCCGCGAACCGCATCCTTTCGCTCCACGGCATTGTGAACGGCACCTGCAATTACATCCTCACCCGGATGGAAGCGGAGGGGAAGGAGTACGCGGAGATCCTCGCCGAGGCGAAGAAGCTCGGCTACGCCGAGGCCGACGAGAGCCTCGACGTCGAAGGCTGGGACGCGGCCCACAAGACCCTCGTCCTCGCCGCGATCGCCTACGGCTTCTGGCCGAAGATGGCCTCCCTCACGGTGCGGGGCATCGCGGGCCTCGACCGGCAGGACATCGCCTTCGCCCGGACCCTCGGCTACGGGATCAAACTCCTCGCCATCGTGAAGACCGTCCCCTCGGGCCGGATCGAGATCTCGGTCCAGCCGACGATGGTCCCTTCCTCCCACGTCCTCGCCTCGGTGAAGGGGGTCTTCAACGCGGTCCTCGTCCGCGGCGACGTGGTCGGCGACACCCTCTACTACGGACGCGGCGCGGGCGGCGACCCGACGGCCAGCGCCGTCCTCAGCGACCTCGCTGCCCTGGCCCGCGAGGGCGGGAACGCGGCGGACAACCTCGCCTTCGGCTCGTGCGGCCTCTGGAACGAAGCGACCCCTCCCGGCATCGCCACGGCGGAGGAAATCACCGCCCGCTATTACCTCCGCCTGGCCGTGAAGGACAGCCCCGGCGTCCTCGCCCGGATCGCCACCGTCCTCGGGAAGCGGAACATCGGCATCTCCTCCGTCATCCAGCCCGAGTCGTCCTCCGACCAGGGCGCCAGCGGCCATGTCCCCCTCATCCTGATGATCCACGACGCGAACGTCGGGAACTTCGAGGCGGCCCGCGCCGAGCTGGAGGGCCTCGACATCGTCCAGGCTCCCGCGGTCAGTTTCCGCGTCGAAGATTTCACCTAA
- a CDS encoding pyridoxamine 5'-phosphate oxidase family protein, whose amino-acid sequence MAAKFKELVFTDSVHRKQREYYGVEQNALGALERDELTDDEKSFIESRDSFYMATVGETGWPYIQHRGGKVGFLQVVGPNLLVFADFRGNRQMVSTGNLATGDRVALFLIDYPRRTRLKILGHAKVEKIEAFPELASRLAEGETAGTVERLFIIEVVAFDWNCPQHITPRFTAEEVKEALLPLQRRIAELERELEKARANPS is encoded by the coding sequence ATGGCCGCCAAATTCAAAGAATTGGTCTTCACCGACTCCGTTCACCGGAAGCAACGGGAGTATTACGGGGTGGAACAAAACGCCCTCGGAGCCCTCGAACGGGACGAGCTGACCGACGACGAAAAAAGCTTCATCGAATCGCGGGACAGTTTCTACATGGCGACGGTGGGCGAAACGGGGTGGCCCTACATCCAGCACCGGGGCGGGAAGGTCGGCTTCCTCCAGGTCGTGGGGCCGAATCTCCTGGTCTTCGCCGACTTCCGGGGCAATCGACAGATGGTTTCGACGGGCAATCTGGCGACCGGGGACAGGGTGGCACTCTTTCTCATCGATTACCCGCGCCGGACTCGCTTGAAGATCCTGGGCCATGCCAAGGTGGAGAAGATCGAGGCGTTTCCCGAGCTCGCCTCGCGGCTGGCCGAAGGGGAGACGGCGGGGACGGTGGAACGCCTCTTCATCATCGAGGTTGTCGCCTTCGATTGGAATTGCCCCCAGCATATCACCCCCCGCTTCACGGCGGAGGAGGTAAAAGAGGCTCTTCTTCCGCTTCAACGGCGGATTGCCGAACTGGAGCGCGAATTGGAAAAAGCTCGGGCAAATCCGAGTTGA
- the glgA gene encoding glycogen synthase GlgA, with product MNILFAASELSPFAKSGGLGDVLGALPPVLKGEGHSVSAVLPLYRGLRERIPGIRATDLFLQIPMGTTVKEGRVWEAEAPGGVRLFLIEQEEYFNRAQYYGENNADYVDNAARFFFFSKAVVEMARYLDPAPEIIHVHDWQTGLVPAVVKARGLPFKTVFTIHNLAYQGSFWGIDFPLTNLPDSFFTAEGVEFYGYVNCMKAGIVLADQVTTVSPRYALEIQTEIYGCWLDRVLQEQKHKLTGILNGVDYATWNPKTDPLLPANYGPAALGGKGACRKALLESFHLKDDGAPIFAAITRLAHQKGIHLIQEIIEGLLWQDIRLVLLGSGDPAAESYFSSLAARYPGKVGVWIGFNEELSHRVTAGADFFLMPSLYEPCGLTQMYSLRYGTLPIVHETGGLADSVKDYRPDLSAATKDGTGFRFSPCSGQPFWDACQRAMALYRNKVELNRVRKLGMKEDFSWTQSAKGYETVYRRALAS from the coding sequence ATGAACATCCTTTTTGCCGCCAGCGAGCTCTCCCCCTTTGCGAAAAGCGGCGGCCTCGGCGACGTCCTCGGCGCGTTGCCCCCGGTCCTGAAGGGGGAGGGGCATTCGGTCTCCGCGGTCCTCCCCCTCTACCGGGGCCTGCGGGAGAGAATCCCCGGCATCCGCGCCACCGATCTCTTTCTCCAGATCCCGATGGGGACCACGGTGAAGGAAGGTCGCGTCTGGGAGGCCGAGGCCCCGGGCGGCGTCCGCCTCTTCCTCATCGAGCAGGAGGAATACTTCAACCGCGCCCAATATTACGGGGAGAACAACGCCGACTACGTCGACAACGCCGCCCGCTTCTTCTTCTTCAGCAAGGCCGTCGTCGAGATGGCCCGCTACCTCGATCCCGCGCCCGAGATCATCCACGTCCACGACTGGCAGACCGGCCTCGTCCCCGCCGTCGTGAAGGCGCGGGGGCTCCCCTTCAAGACCGTCTTCACCATCCACAACCTCGCCTACCAGGGGAGCTTCTGGGGGATCGACTTCCCGCTCACGAATCTTCCCGATTCCTTCTTCACCGCCGAGGGGGTCGAGTTCTACGGCTATGTGAATTGCATGAAGGCGGGCATCGTCCTCGCCGACCAGGTCACCACCGTCAGTCCCCGCTACGCGCTCGAGATCCAGACCGAGATCTACGGGTGCTGGCTCGACCGCGTCCTCCAGGAGCAGAAGCACAAGCTCACCGGCATCCTCAACGGCGTCGACTACGCCACGTGGAATCCGAAGACCGATCCGCTCCTCCCCGCGAACTACGGCCCCGCCGCGCTCGGCGGCAAGGGGGCCTGCCGCAAGGCCCTCCTGGAAAGCTTCCACCTGAAGGACGACGGCGCCCCGATCTTCGCCGCCATCACCCGGCTGGCCCACCAGAAAGGGATCCACCTCATCCAGGAGATCATCGAGGGACTCCTCTGGCAGGACATCCGCCTCGTCCTCCTCGGCTCCGGCGATCCGGCGGCCGAAAGCTATTTCTCCAGCCTCGCCGCCCGCTATCCGGGGAAAGTCGGCGTCTGGATCGGCTTCAACGAGGAGCTCTCCCACCGCGTCACCGCCGGGGCCGACTTCTTCCTCATGCCCTCGCTTTACGAGCCGTGCGGCCTCACCCAGATGTACAGCCTCCGCTACGGCACCCTCCCGATCGTCCACGAGACGGGCGGCCTCGCCGACTCGGTGAAGGATTACCGGCCCGACCTCAGCGCGGCGACGAAGGACGGCACCGGCTTCCGCTTCTCCCCGTGCAGCGGCCAGCCCTTCTGGGATGCCTGCCAACGGGCCATGGCGCTCTACCGGAACAAGGTCGAGCTGAACCGCGTCCGCAAGCTCGGCATGAAGGAAGACTTCAGCTGGACGCAGAGCGCGAAGGGCTACGAGACGGTCTACCGCCGCGCTTTGGCGAGTTAG
- a CDS encoding PhoH family protein — protein sequence MATPRGSNAPVSETLEFDNARAVLSLIGGSESHLDLLAERYHLKATTRDGWIRLEGPKEGVARAKKVLAQLQKAQEGGLVIRKKEFLFALEATEEKRSVALADLHAARVEVSPKKPAVIPKTPSQKAYLDAIRTKDLVFGIGPAGTGKTYLAIACAVAALRREEVKRIVLTRPAVEAGEALGFLPGDLNEKILPFLRPLYDALNEMLEPVEIQRYTEKGSIEIAPLAYMRGRTLSQSFIILDESQNTSTEQMFMFLTRLGPGSKCIVTGDPTQIDLPKTRKSGLIEARQALRNTPGVDFCEFDESDVVRHDLVQRIITAYRHHRGHQMTSMGL from the coding sequence ATGGCCACCCCTCGCGGCAGCAATGCCCCCGTTTCGGAAACCCTTGAGTTTGACAATGCCCGCGCCGTCCTTTCCCTGATCGGGGGAAGCGAAAGCCACCTCGACCTCCTCGCCGAACGCTACCACCTGAAGGCGACGACCCGCGACGGCTGGATCCGCCTGGAGGGGCCGAAGGAAGGGGTCGCCCGGGCGAAGAAGGTCCTCGCCCAATTGCAGAAGGCCCAGGAAGGAGGCCTCGTGATCCGCAAGAAGGAGTTCCTCTTCGCCCTCGAGGCGACCGAGGAGAAACGTTCCGTCGCCCTCGCCGATCTCCACGCAGCCCGCGTCGAGGTCTCCCCGAAGAAGCCCGCCGTCATCCCGAAGACCCCTTCCCAGAAGGCCTACCTCGACGCCATCCGGACGAAGGACCTCGTCTTCGGCATCGGTCCCGCCGGGACCGGGAAGACCTACCTCGCCATCGCCTGCGCCGTCGCCGCCCTCCGTCGCGAGGAGGTGAAGCGGATCGTCCTCACCCGCCCCGCCGTCGAGGCCGGGGAAGCCCTCGGCTTCCTCCCGGGCGACCTCAACGAGAAGATCCTCCCCTTCCTCCGTCCCCTCTACGACGCGCTGAACGAGATGCTGGAGCCGGTCGAGATCCAGCGTTACACGGAGAAGGGAAGCATCGAGATCGCCCCCCTCGCCTACATGCGCGGGCGGACGCTGAGCCAGAGCTTCATCATCCTCGACGAATCCCAGAACACGAGCACCGAGCAGATGTTCATGTTCCTCACCCGCCTCGGGCCTGGCTCGAAGTGCATCGTCACCGGCGATCCGACCCAGATCGATCTTCCGAAGACCCGCAAGTCGGGCCTCATCGAGGCGCGGCAGGCGCTGCGGAACACCCCCGGCGTCGACTTCTGCGAGTTCGACGAGAGCGACGTCGTGCGGCACGACCTCGTCCAGCGGATCATCACCGCCTACCGCCACCACCGCGGGCACCAGATGACGAGCATGGGCCTGTAA